From the genome of Aliarcobacter lanthieri:
AATTGCTTTAAAATTTTATTAACTTGAACTTCACTAAGTCCTGAACCTAAAGAAATTCTTTTCTTTCTACTAGGATTTAACAAATCTGGATTTTCTCTTTCTTTAGGAGTCATTGAACCAATAAGAGCTTTTATTCGTATTATTTCTTTTGAGTTTTCAAAATCCATATCTTTTAAAGCAGGAGCCATAGAAGAAAGTCCTGGTATCATTCCAATGATAGATTTTAAACTCCCTAATTTACTCATCATTTGAAGCTGATCTAAAAAGTCATTGAAATTGAATTCACCTTTTTTTATCTTTCTAGTAACTTCTTTTGCCTTCTTTTCATCAATAAGAGTTGATGTTTTTTCTGCAAGTCCAGCTATGTCTCCAAGTCCTAAAAGTCTTGATACAATTCTATCTGGAATAAATACTTCTAAATCTGGCATTTTTTCACCAATACCAATAAATCTTAATGGAACTTCAACTTGAGAGGCAATACTAAGAGCAACTCCACCTTTTGTATCTCCATCATATTTTGATAAGATAACTCCATCTATTCCTATTTTTTCTTTAAATGTTGTTGCTGTTTTTGTAGCATCATGTCCTGTTAAAGAATCTGCAACATAAAAAATCTCATTTGGATTTATAGTGTTTTTAATGTCTTTTAACTGATCCATCAACTCTTCATCTATTGCTAATCGTCCAGCAGTATCTATTAAGAGTACATCATAATGCTCTTTTATAGCTTTCTCTTTTGCACTTTGTGCTATTTTAATTGGATTTTTCTCAGTATCATCAAAATATATATCAACTTCAATAGAAGCTGCTATTTGTTTTAACTGTTCAACTGCTGCAAGTCTTTGTAAGTCACAAGCTGCAACTAAAACTTTTTTCTTTCTAGTTTTTAAATAATTTGCTAATTTACCTGTTGTTGTTGTTTTACCACTTCCTTGAAGTCCAGTCATCAAAACAACAGTTGGAGGAGTTGAAGAAAATACAAAACCTTGGTTTCCATTAGCTGTTAAGGTTTTAGTAAGTTCTTCTTTTAAAACTTTTATAAAATTATCTTGTCCAATTCCTATGTTTTTTGTACCTATTTCAATAGCATTCAATAACTCTTTTGTAGTTTTATGGTGAACATCAGCTTTTAAAAATGCTTTTTTTAATTCAGATATAGCACGACTAAGCGATGCAACATCATCTTGATGTCTTATCTTATTTACTACGCCACGTATTGAACCTGTTATTGAATCAAACAAAATACTTCTCCATAAATTTTAATTTTTGGATTTTATTAAAACTTTACTTTAATATAGATTAATTTCTATTTTCTTTTAAGTGTATTTTTAGTTTATAATTTAAACAGATACCGTTTTTACGCTATGTGTATATTTTATAAACTTAAATTTTAATTAAAATCATACACTTTAAACTCTTTTGGTTCACGAGCTTCAAAAGTATAATCAAAAATTTTAGTAATCTTTGAATGTAATAATACTCTATTTACATTTGAAGCTGTTCTACCATATATTGCATCTCCAATAATTGGTAAACCAACTGAACTTAAATGTACTCTAATTTGATGAGTTCTTCCACTTTCAATTACCAATTTTATTTTTGACTTATTTCCTTCAACTAACATTGGATAAACAGTAGTTTTTGCACTTTTACCATATTTATCAATTTTAGATTTTGCCATTCCTCTATCTTTTGTTGTTAAAATTGGTTTATCTATTACTATTTCTTCAATAACTTTTCCTTCAACAATAGCAACATACTCTTTATAAACTCTATTTTGAGCAAATTCTTTAATAGCTTTTTTTTGAAAATCTTCATTCTTAGCAAACATCATAACACCACTTGTCTCTTTATCAAGTCTATTTAGCAATATAGCATTTTCAAAAGTTTTTGCTACTTCATCTGCTGTTATAAAAGCTGGTTTATCAACAACTAAAATATTTTCATCTTCAAAAATAACTTTAGTTTTTGCTACTTCTTTTACACTAAATTTTGTATCAGCTTTAATTTCTCCACGTGCTATTAAAACTTTTTTATCACCAACTTTAACTAAACCTCTATCAATTAATTCTTTTGCTTTTGAATTTGAAATTTTTTCTTGTTGTGCTAAAAGTTTATAAGCTTTATCATACATTACAGCCATTTATTTATCTCCTTAATTATTGGATCAAAAGATCCAGCTTTTGTAAGCTCTGGTTTTTTTAAAGTTTTTAAATTCTCTAAATAAATTCCTAATTCACTCTTTTCAATTAAATAATAGTTTTTTATACAATCAAAAAGTGATTTTTGGTTAAAAATATTTTTACCACTTATTATAATATTTCCAAAATATGCTGGTTCTATTGGATTATGTCCACCAATTTTTTCAAATGCTCCGCCTAAAATAGTAACATCACTTATTGCATAAATATCATTTAGAATCCCCATTTTATCAACTAAAATAATATCACTCATAAAATCT
Proteins encoded in this window:
- a CDS encoding pseudouridine synthase family protein, which produces MAVMYDKAYKLLAQQEKISNSKAKELIDRGLVKVGDKKVLIARGEIKADTKFSVKEVAKTKVIFEDENILVVDKPAFITADEVAKTFENAILLNRLDKETSGVMMFAKNEDFQKKAIKEFAQNRVYKEYVAIVEGKVIEEIVIDKPILTTKDRGMAKSKIDKYGKSAKTTVYPMLVEGNKSKIKLVIESGRTHQIRVHLSSVGLPIIGDAIYGRTASNVNRVLLHSKITKIFDYTFEAREPKEFKVYDFN
- the ffh gene encoding signal recognition particle protein, coding for MFDSITGSIRGVVNKIRHQDDVASLSRAISELKKAFLKADVHHKTTKELLNAIEIGTKNIGIGQDNFIKVLKEELTKTLTANGNQGFVFSSTPPTVVLMTGLQGSGKTTTTGKLANYLKTRKKKVLVAACDLQRLAAVEQLKQIAASIEVDIYFDDTEKNPIKIAQSAKEKAIKEHYDVLLIDTAGRLAIDEELMDQLKDIKNTINPNEIFYVADSLTGHDATKTATTFKEKIGIDGVILSKYDGDTKGGVALSIASQVEVPLRFIGIGEKMPDLEVFIPDRIVSRLLGLGDIAGLAEKTSTLIDEKKAKEVTRKIKKGEFNFNDFLDQLQMMSKLGSLKSIIGMIPGLSSMAPALKDMDFENSKEIIRIKALIGSMTPKERENPDLLNPSRKKRISLGSGLSEVQVNKILKQFKNASKMAKQLSSKGGMKGLQNMLSQVGANGMPKIPR